In the genome of Candidatus Electrothrix rattekaaiensis, the window TAGTGCTACTAAGGTACGGAAAGATATCATTGAGGCCGCAACAAAATTAAAAGTGGTGGGCCGGGCAGGTATCGGGCTGGATAATGTGGATATCGCCGCTGCCAGCGAAAAGGGGATCGTGGTCATGAACGCCCCGGACGGCAATGCCACCACAGCGGCTGAGCATGCTATCTCCATGATGATGTCCCTTTCCAGAAATATTCCCCAGGCAACGGCTTCCATGAAGGCCGGGAAATGGGAAAAGAAGAGTTTTATGGGCCGTGAGGTCACCGGTAAGACCCTCGGTATCGTCGGGATCGGGCGAATCGGTTCCATTGTGGCGAATCGGGCCCAGGGCCTGAAAATGAAAGTCATTGCCTATGACCCTTTTATGCCTGATGAATTGGTGAAAAAGCTCGGAGTAGAGCGGGTGGATTTGCTTGAACTGGCTGCGCGGGCTGATTATATCTCTGTCCATACCCCCCTGACCAAGGACACGCACCACATTCTTTCCACGGAATTCTTTGCCGCGATGAAAAAGGAGGCCATGTTTGTTGACTGCGCCCGAGGTGGTGTGCTGGATGAGGAAGCCCTGTACGCAGCTTTGAAAGAAAGGCGGATTGCTGGCGCAGCTCTGGACGTTTTTGAAAAAGAGCCCACCACCTTGGAGGCCACTCCTCTGCTGGGACTGGATAATTTTATCTGTACACCTCATCTGGGTGCTTCTACAGCTGAAGCCCAGGAAAATGTGGCTGTGGCTATTGCTGAACAGATGGCTGATTATCTGCTTAAAGGTTCTGTCCGTAATGCTGTCAACGTGCCTTCGGTCAGCGATGAGGTTTTGGCCAAGATCGGCCCCTATATCACCCTTGGTGAAATGCTGGGTTGTCTCCATATGCAGATCTCTCAGGGCGGGGTTCAGGAGGTTAACCTGGAGTACAGCGGTGATCTTGCTGAGCAGGATACCAATCCTGTGACCGTGGCCTTTCTTAAAGGTCTGTTCACCCCCATCCTCCAGGATGCGGTGAACTTTGTTAATGCTCCTCTGATTGCTGAAGAGCGGGGCATCCGGGTGGTTGAATCCAAGAGTAGTCGGAGTGCTGATTTTACGAACTTGGTGCGGATGACGGTTAAGACCAGCGAAGGCGAAAACATGCTGGCCGGAACCGTGTTCGGCACCAAAGAGCCTCGTCTGGTCCGTTTTAACTCGTTCCGCCTTGAGGCTCTGCCAGCTGGTCCTATGCTGCTGGTGCATAATAAGGACGTACCTGGGGTCATTGGTGCCTTGGCAACCATCATTGGTGCTGGTGGTGTGAATATTTCCAAAATGGTTGTTGGGCAGGAAGAAACCTACAGCCGTAATGTGATTCTGCTGAACACTAATCAGCCGGTAAGTAAGGAACTCCTTGCCAAGGTGAAAGAGCTGGAGCATATTGAAGATGCTATGGCTTTAGAACTGCCCGCGTACATTTCTTGATCTTTCTTTGATCGAAAAAGAAAAAAAGGGGAACATGCCCCGGTTCTGATAAACCTTAACTCTGCATAACGTAATGAGCGACCAAGAAAAAGATTGCGAATGTCCTGAAGGAATGGTGAAAAACAGGAACGGGGATTGTGTTATGCCTGCGGTCTCCTTTATCTCCCTGATTCTTTCCTTGAATACCACGGCCCTGTTTCATCTTGGCGAGCTGCCGCATCCGGAGACAGGGCAAAAGAGTTTTGAGCTTGAGCTTGCCCGACACAGTATTGATACTTTGGTTATGTTAGAAGAAAAAACCAGGGGCAATCTGACAAAGGACGAACAGGAGTTGATGGACAGGGTTCTTTATGAACTGAAGATGCGGTTTATTAAGGCCAAGGACGGACGGAGTCAGGAATAACGACAAAGGCTGCTACACTACAGTGCAGCAGCCTTGTTGGATGTTTAATAACAACCTGAATGCAGGAGCTTGTAAGGAACGAGCTTCAGTGTCAGGTCGCAGCAGGAACGATTATTTCGTCTGCCAGCTCCGCACCCGCAACGATTTCAGCACCTTCCCAGGCCACGCAACGGGCAAGTTGCGTTCCGTCACCGATCACAGCCCCAGGCCCGACAGCCCCCCAATCGTTAAACTGCACATCTTTTCCTATAATTGCGCTCTCGTGGATTTGCCAGGATGGTGTCCGTGAGGAGAGCAGATGACGGTGGAGATCCAGATAATCATCCGGTGTTCCCATATCCTGCCAAAAGCTGCCGTCAATTCTTGAGAAGCCTATTTTTCCTTCCTTAGCCAATTCTCGGTACAGGTCAATAATATGAAAAAAACATTCTTGCGGAATTGCCTCCAAGACATCTCTGTTTACAATATGAATACCGGTAAAAGCCAAGAGGGTTTGCTCTTCAACACCTTCTTTCTTGATTTTCCTGATAACTTCTTTGCTCGACAGAAAATCCTGAACCCGATCCTGTTGAACCGGAACGGAATTAAAACGAGGATAGTCGTGGAGTGCCATTGTGACCGCATCTTTGCTGGCAGCATGTGCAGTTACGAGACGGGATAGATCAATATCATGGTAAATATCTCCGTTCATCACCAGCACAGGTCCATTTGGCCCATCTGGCCCATCTTGAAAATGCTCCAGAGCCTTACGCAGCCCGCCCCCGGTCCCCAGCACCTCTGCTTCATGTTGCAGGATGACTCCAGGTTTATCTGCAACAGCCGCCTTAATTTGTTGAGGGAGATAATGGCAATTGACCACGATTCGTTCACAACCCAGTGCAATGAGTTTATCCAGGAGGATATGGAGCAGGGGGATATTGCAGATTGGAAAGAGCGGTTTGGGACGAACAAGGGTATATGGACGTAAACGGGTGCCGAATCCGGCAGCGAGAAGCATTGCCTGCATAGAGAGCTTATTTCCTTTTTGCGTAGTAGAAGCGTGCCAGTTATTGCCGGTAGGGATAGCTCGGATTATGAGCATCGGCTGATTGTTGAGCACACATATACATCATTTTTTATCCGAACGGTTGTTCCCTGAAACAGCTATCTGTAAATTATTTTTCGCCCGTTGATAGAAAAGGCAGACGGCTTAATGCAAGCTGTTTAATTTTTTTATTATTATACAGATTATTGAGCCGCCGCAATGATTTTTTTGACGGTGCCCAGTAGGCGGGTTTTTGGCTCCTTGTTAACTATTTAATTTTACAATAGTACAATGTTAATAATGGATCTCGCCGTCTTGCGGGAGATTGATAAGTTAGCTTCACTCGGTACTTTTATTTAGATCAGCATTTGTTTTGGCGAAGGTGTTGATCTCTCGGTGCAGTTATGTTATGAGATCGCATGACCTTTGAACAGTTCAATAACGGCACTTCATTTCTGCACCGGGCAGACCCCAAGGGGAAACTGATCAGCACCGGCGTACTCAGTCTGGTCATCGGCTTGAGTCAAACCTGGGGTACGGCCCTGCTTGGCTTTCTGCTTGCACTCGTTCTTGTGCTCGCAGCACGTTTGTCATGGACAAAGCTTTTTCGTCGTCTGCTGATAGTTAACAGCTTTAACCTCCTGCTTTGCCTTATTCTGCCGCTGACCTACACAGGCGGCAAAACCATTTCCCTTATTGGGATCAACCTAAGCATTACCGGCTTTTTTCTTGCCCTCCTGATCACGATCAAATCCAATGCGGTTATCCTGCTCTTTATCAGCCTTCTTGCCACCTCAACTGCTGCCCAGCTCGGTCACGGCCTTCAGCAACTGCATCTGTCACCTAAGCTCTGCCTGCTTCTTCTCTTTTCCTATCGTTATATCGCGCTTATTCAACAGGAACTGTTCCGTTTACAACGGGCTGCCAGCTTGCGTTGCTTTCAGCCGAAAACCAACCTGCACACCTACAAGACCTACAGCTATATGCTGGGCATGATGCTGGTTCGAAGTTGGAACCGGGCGGCACGGGTACAGCAGGCTATGGAATTACGCGGGTTTTCCGGGCGATTTCACAGCCTGTACGATTCCGGCGGCATGCGGAAAAGCGACCTGCTGTTGTCAGCGGGTTTGCTCTTGGCCGGGACGGGATTGATGGTTATGGAAATTCTGTTCTGACAGGAGGGTGTTCCTGTCACAGTCTTGCCTTATACCAGCGTCACGAACAGATCCGACCTAAAGCGGCTCGCTTTAACTGTTGCATAATTGACGATTATGCTCTATAATGATAAAATTTTGTTCTTTTATGAAGGCATGCTATCCAGCCCTGTCTCTACGCAATAAAGTAAACCAAGCTGCCGGGAAAACTTTACTTTGTGTCACGGAAACCTGCACGGCGCAACCTGCCGACCTGTCAGGCACGGAGATTGGGTTGTTTTCAGAATACCTGTATAACACAAAAATATAAACAGCACCTGTTTGTAATTTTTACACTTTTAAGTTTTTTTTCTTTTTTTCGGCTGTACCGCCGGAATACGTCAACCTCACGATTAAGGGAGATTTTTTATGTCGCGAAAAATGGTCACCATTGACGGCAACCAGGCGTGTACGCATGTTGCCTATGCCACCAGTGAAGTTATTACCATCTATCCCATCACCCCGTCTTCTCCGATGGCGGCTGAGGCGGATGCCAAGGCCACAGCGGGGCAGAAAAATATCTGGGGTTCTGTACCGGTTATTTCTCAGATGCAGTCCGAAGGTGGTGTTGCAGGCTCTCTGCACGGCTCTTTGGCTACCGGTGCGCTCTGCACGACCTTTACCGCTTCTCAGGGCCTGCTGCTGATGCTGCCCAACATGTATAAACTGGCCGGTGAGCTGACCCCGACCGTTTTCCATGTCACGGCTCGTTCACTGGCCTGCCAGGGACTGTCCATCTTTGGCGATCACGGCGATGTGATGAGTGCCCGTCAGACCGGCTGGGCCCAGATCTGCTCGCAGAATGTCCAGGAAGCACAGGACATGGCTCTGATCTCCACCCAGGCCACCTTGGCTTCTCGTATCCCGTTCCTCCATTTCTTTGATGGCTTCCGTACCTCTCATGAGATTCAGAAGATGGAGCAGCTGACCAACGAGGACATGCTGGCTATGATCGACGAAAAGCTGATCACCGCACACCGTGAACGCGCTCTGACCCCGGATCGTCCGTCTATGTCCGGTACAGCCCAGAACCCGGATGTTTACTTCACCGGTCGCGAAACCGTGAATAAGTATTATAATGCGATCCCCGGAATTGTTCAGGAGACCATGGACAAATTCGCCGCCCTGACCGGTCGTCAGTATAATCTTTTTGATTACTACGGCGCACCCGATGCAACCGACGTGGTTGTCATCATGGGTTCCGGTGCCGAGACTGCCGCCGCCACCATCGACCATCTGGTTGCTGAAGGCCGTAAAGTGGGTATGGTTATTGTCCGCCTGTTCCGTCCCTTTGACATGAAAGCTATGGTCAATGCCTTGCCATCTTCTGTTGAGCGCATTACTGTTTTGGATCGCTGCAAAGAGCCGGGCGCACCTGGAGATCCGCTCTACTTGGATGTTCGCGCTGCCATCGGTGAAGCAGCAGAAGCCAACCCGACCATGTTTATGCCCTTGGTACTTTGCGGTCGTTATGGTTTGGGTTCTGCGGAATTTAGCCCGGCAATGGTCAAGGCTGTGTACGACAACATGGCATCTATGGCCCCGAAAAATCATTTCTGTGTCGGTCCCAATGACGACGTGACCCATTCCTCGTTGAGCTACGACAAGTTCTATAATATCGAAGGCGATGATGTGTACCGGGCCATGTTCTACGGTCTGGGTTCCGACGGAACCGTCGGTGCCAACAAGAACACCATCAAGATCATCGGTACAGAGACAGACAACTCGGCTCAGGGCTATTTTGTCTACGATTCCAAAAAATCAGGCTCTATGACCGTATCCCATCTCCGCTTCGGCGAGAACCAGGTTGTGGCCCCGTACCTGATCAATAAGGCCAGCTTTGTTGCCTGCCATAACTTCACCTTCCTGAACAGCTACGATATGCTGGCCAATTTGGAAGACGGCGGCACCTTCCTGCTCACCACCACCTTTGACAAGGACACGGTCTGGGATCAGCTCCCGGCCAAGGTGCAGCAGCAGCTGATCGACAAAAAGGCCAAGTTCTACATCATCGACGCCATCAAGCTGGGTATCGCCATCGGACTGGGCGCACGCATCAACATGATCATGCAGACCGCCTTCTTCCTGATCTCCGGTATTCTCAAGAAAGACGAGGCCATTGATGCAATCAAGACTGCGATCAAGAAGACCTACGGCAAGAAAGGCGACAAGATCGTCAACATGAACTATGAAGCGGTTGATGCAGCGGTTAATAATATCGTCGAAGTAGCCTTGGCCGACAAGATTACCGGCCACGAGCTGCCTGCCACCGTACCTGCTAATGCACCTGAGTTTGTCAGGGAAGTTACCGCGAAAATGATCGAGGGCAAGGGCGAAGAGATCAAGGTTTCTGAAATGCCTGCCGATGGTCGTTGGCCCACCGCAACCACTCAGTGGGAAAAAAGGAATATCGCGGTCAGCGTGCCGGAATGGTCTCCGGAAACCTGTATTCAATGCGGTAAATGTTCCTTGGTTTGCCCGCACGGCTGTATCCGTATCAAGGTTGCCACGGAAGATGCGCTGAAAGCAGCAGGCGCGAGCGATACCTTTAAAACCGCTGATGCTGTGGGTAAGGAGTTCAAGGGCAGCAAATTCACTGTCCAGGTCTCTACTGCTGACTGTGCGGGCTGTACGCTCTGTTCCACCGCCTGTCCGGCTCGGAAAAAAGATGCGGAAGGCAACAAGACTGAAGAGTCTGCGCTGAAGATGATCACCAACAACGAAGAGGTCTTGAAAGAGTCCTTGGAGAACTGGAAGACCTTTCTGGCCCTGCCGGAAATGGACAATGCCTCCATCAACCCGGCAACTGTCAAAGGCAGCCAGCTCAAGCGTCCCCTGTTCGAGTTCTCCGGTGCCTGCGCAGGCTGCGGCGAGACCCCGTACATCAAGCTGGTTACCCAGCTCTTTGGTGATCGCCTGATGATTGCTAACGCGACCGGTTGTTCTTCCATCTACGGCGGCAACCTGCCCACCACCCCGTATTCACAACGCGCTGACGGACGAGGTCCTTCTTGGTCCAACTCTCTGTTCGAGGACAATGCCGAGTACGGTCTGGGTATGCGTCAGAGTGTAAACAAGCTGGGCTTGCAGGCTGCTGAGCTGCTGGATCTGGCTGTTGAAGAAGGGCTGGTGAGTAAGGAACTGGCTGATTCTCTGCTGGATGCCAGCCAGAAAACTCAGGACGAGATCGAAGCACAACGTGCTCGGGTTGATGAGCTGAAAGCAGCTCTGGCTGGTAGTAACAGCGTAACAGCTTCCCGCCTCCTGCCAGTTGCTGATTATCTGGTCAAGAAATCCGTTTGGTGTTTCGGTGGTGACGGCTGGGCCTATGACATCGGTTACGGCGGACTGGATCATGTTTTGGCTTCTGGCGAGAACATCAACGTGATGGTTCTGGATACCGAGGTTTACTCCAACACCGGTGGTCAGATGTCCAAGTCCACCCCGCGTGCTGCTGTAGCACAGTTCGCTGCTGGCGGAAAGAAGATGCCTAAAAAAGATATGGGTATGATTTTCTCCACCTACGGCAATGTCTACGTAGCTCGGATCTCTTTGGGTGCCAACCCGCAGCAGGTGGTTAAGGCGATCAACGAGGCTGAGGCCTACGACGGACCGTCCATCATTATCGCCTACTCTCATTGCATCAACCACGGCCTGAATCTGGCTAAGGGACTGGAGCAGCAGAAATTGGCGGTTGCCTGCGGTCACTGGCCCCTGTATCGCTACAACCCGGTACTGGAAGATGAGGGTAAGAACCCGCTGATCATCGACTCCAAAGAGCCGACCATCAAATTTGCTGATTACGCTCTGAACGAGAACCGTTACCGGATGCTGAAAATGGCTAACCCTGAGCATTGCGATGCGCTTATGGAAGCTTCGCAGAAGGATGTTGATAAGAGCTGGAAGTTCCTCCAGAGTCGTTTCAAGGCACTTGAGGACTAAGCAGTCAGCCTGAAGTAGCCTGTTTTTTATAGCTGGCTACAGAAGCAACTGAACAGAAAAGCCCTTCCCGAGTCATCGGGAGGGGCTTTTTTTGTTGAATGCCGGACAACACAGCATAGGACCGGGTGTTAAAGAAATACGTATCAGCAATGATGGAAATGCATTTTGAGTGATGTACGTAGCTAAGTTTTCAGGAAGAATATATGTGCGGCATTCTTTTCAAAAAAGAACCAGAAAGACTCGCTCCCAAGATATCAATATCGCCAAAGCCAGATATAATGCAATTGTAAAAGGGAAGAACCATGAAGAAGATTGACACATCCGTTACCCATATTACTTCTGAAGAAGATAATATATTTGAAGACTTAGGTCTTAACCCGATAGAGGCGTCCAAGTTAAAAATTAAAGCTCAACTCATGTGCCAACTCATTGAATGGATTAAAGAAAAACAGCTGAAGCAGGAAGAGACCTCTTCTTTGCTGCATGTCACACGACCAAGAATATCTGATGTTATGCGAGGAAAATCAGGGAAATTCACGATTGATGCTTTAGCTGATATGCTTGAAAGAATTGGAAAACATATTACTGTTCAGGTGAGTTGACCATGTCTGCAAGCTGCTGCATCGTAAGGCACTTTCCGAGCAATCGGGAGGGTTTTTTTTGTTGCAGCTGCTCTG includes:
- the serA gene encoding phosphoglycerate dehydrogenase, with protein sequence MKVLISDNLAPIGEKILKEAGLEVDVNTGLPPEELKAIIPDYDGLVIRSATKVRKDIIEAATKLKVVGRAGIGLDNVDIAAASEKGIVVMNAPDGNATTAAEHAISMMMSLSRNIPQATASMKAGKWEKKSFMGREVTGKTLGIVGIGRIGSIVANRAQGLKMKVIAYDPFMPDELVKKLGVERVDLLELAARADYISVHTPLTKDTHHILSTEFFAAMKKEAMFVDCARGGVLDEEALYAALKERRIAGAALDVFEKEPTTLEATPLLGLDNFICTPHLGASTAEAQENVAVAIAEQMADYLLKGSVRNAVNVPSVSDEVLAKIGPYITLGEMLGCLHMQISQGGVQEVNLEYSGDLAEQDTNPVTVAFLKGLFTPILQDAVNFVNAPLIAEERGIRVVESKSSRSADFTNLVRMTVKTSEGENMLAGTVFGTKEPRLVRFNSFRLEALPAGPMLLVHNKDVPGVIGALATIIGAGGVNISKMVVGQEETYSRNVILLNTNQPVSKELLAKVKELEHIEDAMALELPAYIS
- a CDS encoding DUF1844 domain-containing protein; the encoded protein is MSDQEKDCECPEGMVKNRNGDCVMPAVSFISLILSLNTTALFHLGELPHPETGQKSFELELARHSIDTLVMLEEKTRGNLTKDEQELMDRVLYELKMRFIKAKDGRSQE
- a CDS encoding sugar phosphate nucleotidyltransferase, with product MQAMLLAAGFGTRLRPYTLVRPKPLFPICNIPLLHILLDKLIALGCERIVVNCHYLPQQIKAAVADKPGVILQHEAEVLGTGGGLRKALEHFQDGPDGPNGPVLVMNGDIYHDIDLSRLVTAHAASKDAVTMALHDYPRFNSVPVQQDRVQDFLSSKEVIRKIKKEGVEEQTLLAFTGIHIVNRDVLEAIPQECFFHIIDLYRELAKEGKIGFSRIDGSFWQDMGTPDDYLDLHRHLLSSRTPSWQIHESAIIGKDVQFNDWGAVGPGAVIGDGTQLARCVAWEGAEIVAGAELADEIIVPAAT
- the cbiQ gene encoding cobalt ECF transporter T component CbiQ is translated as MTFEQFNNGTSFLHRADPKGKLISTGVLSLVIGLSQTWGTALLGFLLALVLVLAARLSWTKLFRRLLIVNSFNLLLCLILPLTYTGGKTISLIGINLSITGFFLALLITIKSNAVILLFISLLATSTAAQLGHGLQQLHLSPKLCLLLLFSYRYIALIQQELFRLQRAASLRCFQPKTNLHTYKTYSYMLGMMLVRSWNRAARVQQAMELRGFSGRFHSLYDSGGMRKSDLLLSAGLLLAGTGLMVMEILF
- the nifJ gene encoding pyruvate:ferredoxin (flavodoxin) oxidoreductase; translation: MSRKMVTIDGNQACTHVAYATSEVITIYPITPSSPMAAEADAKATAGQKNIWGSVPVISQMQSEGGVAGSLHGSLATGALCTTFTASQGLLLMLPNMYKLAGELTPTVFHVTARSLACQGLSIFGDHGDVMSARQTGWAQICSQNVQEAQDMALISTQATLASRIPFLHFFDGFRTSHEIQKMEQLTNEDMLAMIDEKLITAHRERALTPDRPSMSGTAQNPDVYFTGRETVNKYYNAIPGIVQETMDKFAALTGRQYNLFDYYGAPDATDVVVIMGSGAETAAATIDHLVAEGRKVGMVIVRLFRPFDMKAMVNALPSSVERITVLDRCKEPGAPGDPLYLDVRAAIGEAAEANPTMFMPLVLCGRYGLGSAEFSPAMVKAVYDNMASMAPKNHFCVGPNDDVTHSSLSYDKFYNIEGDDVYRAMFYGLGSDGTVGANKNTIKIIGTETDNSAQGYFVYDSKKSGSMTVSHLRFGENQVVAPYLINKASFVACHNFTFLNSYDMLANLEDGGTFLLTTTFDKDTVWDQLPAKVQQQLIDKKAKFYIIDAIKLGIAIGLGARINMIMQTAFFLISGILKKDEAIDAIKTAIKKTYGKKGDKIVNMNYEAVDAAVNNIVEVALADKITGHELPATVPANAPEFVREVTAKMIEGKGEEIKVSEMPADGRWPTATTQWEKRNIAVSVPEWSPETCIQCGKCSLVCPHGCIRIKVATEDALKAAGASDTFKTADAVGKEFKGSKFTVQVSTADCAGCTLCSTACPARKKDAEGNKTEESALKMITNNEEVLKESLENWKTFLALPEMDNASINPATVKGSQLKRPLFEFSGACAGCGETPYIKLVTQLFGDRLMIANATGCSSIYGGNLPTTPYSQRADGRGPSWSNSLFEDNAEYGLGMRQSVNKLGLQAAELLDLAVEEGLVSKELADSLLDASQKTQDEIEAQRARVDELKAALAGSNSVTASRLLPVADYLVKKSVWCFGGDGWAYDIGYGGLDHVLASGENINVMVLDTEVYSNTGGQMSKSTPRAAVAQFAAGGKKMPKKDMGMIFSTYGNVYVARISLGANPQQVVKAINEAEAYDGPSIIIAYSHCINHGLNLAKGLEQQKLAVACGHWPLYRYNPVLEDEGKNPLIIDSKEPTIKFADYALNENRYRMLKMANPEHCDALMEASQKDVDKSWKFLQSRFKALED
- a CDS encoding XRE family transcriptional regulator; this translates as MKKIDTSVTHITSEEDNIFEDLGLNPIEASKLKIKAQLMCQLIEWIKEKQLKQEETSSLLHVTRPRISDVMRGKSGKFTIDALADMLERIGKHITVQVS